The Candidatus Angelobacter sp. genome has a segment encoding these proteins:
- a CDS encoding DegT/DnrJ/EryC1/StrS family aminotransferase — MNVPFLNLQAQYASLKEELLPAVERTLAGGHYILGPNVAAFEQEMAEFTGTKFGVGVNSGSDALTLALRALGVGPGDEVITSPFTYIAPAESIHQVGARVVFADIDPRTFTLDPAAVSKRITPRTKVILPIHLFGQAAALKDFKELAEPRGIQIVEDCAQATGATCDGRRVGGCGRAGCFSFYPTKNLGAGGDGGMIVTNDEPLAKKLRMLRVHGIERRYHHDLHGYNTRLDELQAAILRIKLPCLERWNGRRAEIAAHYDKGLGGLPLGLPVTARGNGHVFHVYAVLTSSRDALQQFLADRGVPTIIYYPQPLHLQKVYADLGYRAGDFPVAEEVCRKILPLPMYPELTDEQVDYVISAIRQFGF; from the coding sequence ATGAACGTTCCATTTCTGAACCTCCAGGCGCAATACGCGTCGTTGAAAGAGGAGTTGCTCCCGGCGGTCGAACGAACGCTTGCCGGGGGCCACTACATACTCGGTCCAAACGTGGCCGCCTTTGAACAGGAAATGGCCGAGTTCACCGGAACAAAGTTTGGCGTCGGAGTGAACTCGGGTTCGGATGCGTTGACATTGGCTTTGCGGGCGCTGGGCGTTGGACCGGGAGACGAAGTCATCACTTCCCCGTTTACGTATATTGCGCCGGCCGAGTCCATTCACCAGGTTGGCGCGAGGGTTGTTTTTGCCGACATTGACCCGCGAACGTTCACTCTCGATCCGGCTGCGGTGTCGAAAAGAATCACGCCCCGCACAAAAGTCATCCTGCCGATCCATTTGTTCGGTCAGGCCGCGGCGCTGAAAGACTTCAAGGAGCTTGCCGAACCGCGCGGCATCCAGATTGTCGAAGACTGCGCGCAGGCGACAGGTGCGACGTGCGACGGGAGGCGGGTTGGCGGCTGCGGTCGGGCCGGCTGCTTCAGTTTTTATCCGACGAAAAATCTGGGTGCTGGCGGCGACGGTGGGATGATTGTCACGAACGACGAGCCGCTGGCGAAGAAGCTGAGGATGTTGCGCGTGCATGGAATCGAGCGGCGATACCATCATGATCTCCACGGTTACAACACACGGCTCGACGAACTTCAGGCGGCGATTCTGCGGATCAAACTGCCGTGCCTGGAACGCTGGAACGGGCGGAGAGCTGAAATCGCTGCTCACTATGACAAAGGGCTGGGAGGTTTGCCACTCGGACTGCCGGTGACGGCCCGTGGCAACGGGCATGTCTTCCACGTCTATGCCGTATTGACGTCCAGTCGCGACGCGTTGCAGCAGTTTCTGGCGGACCGTGGTGTGCCGACAATCATCTATTATCCGCAACCGCTGCATTTGCAGAAGGTCTACGCCGACCTTGGTTATCGAGCCGGCGATTTCCCGGTGGCCGAAGAAGTGTGCCGGAAAATCCTGCCACTGCCCATGTATCCCGAATTGACGGACGAGCAGGTCGATTACGTTATTTCAGCAATCCGGCAGTTTGGATTTTAG